A genomic stretch from Theobroma cacao cultivar B97-61/B2 chromosome 4, Criollo_cocoa_genome_V2, whole genome shotgun sequence includes:
- the LOC108661602 gene encoding uncharacterized protein LOC108661602, translating to MNPLKCAFGVTAGRFLGFMVHKKGIDVDPAKIKAIQSMPSSVNQKQLKSLLRKVYYIRRFIPALGEIIVPFQALLKKGVPFIWGEPQQQAFEKIKKILTSPATMIMPIKGKLMMLYLTSTPYSYGALLVQEMDGEEKPVYYLSRCLHESELNYPPMEKYCLALVYATQKLRHYFLAHKLIIVTTSDPIKFLLSKPILSEKVVKWFLLLGEFDVSVVQPKAIKSHALSDLLAHFSSHFEEVIPDAISAEFHEEVCAVNIKEGEWSLYFDGSSNSFGGGAGIVLIPSGREDNSAVQSSELVVSHLSRGHISLEGKGLRVLETPSEYANFLISCLELNSFESSREPISLAFKLDFPCTNNQAEYEALVLRLYATVTIGISNLCIHGDSNLIIKQTNGEFSLKEPILASYRTLVQSLLEKFQTVRCEHTPRTTNRYADALAILAFKIHILEKKRSIPIAVLKRTISCPSSELLRPPIYEEEDWRKPIIEELLNPGSTAIPRLKHYILIHGTLYHKGSNGVLARCISEKKVKERLRIAHEQWCGEKRPSLHCLLQRAGYF from the coding sequence ATGAATCCTTTAAAGTGTGCATTTGGAGTAACAGCTGGAAGATTCTTGGGTTTTATGGTTCACAAAAAAGGTATAGATGTTGATCctgcaaaaataaaagctaTTCAATCCATGCCATCTTCGGTGAATCAAAAACAACTCAAAAGCTTGTTGAGAAAAGTCTATTATATTAGGAGATTCATTCCAGCTTTAGGAGAAATCATTGTGCCTTTTCAAGCCTTGCTTAAGAAAGGTGTTCCATTCATATGGGGTGAACCACAACAACAAGCATTTGAGAAGATTAAAAAGATTCTTACTTCTCCTGCAACGATGATCATGCCTATCAAAGGAAAGCTAATGATGTTGTATTTGACTTCTACTCCATACTCATATGGTGCCTTACTTGTACAGGAAATGGATGGAGAAGAAAAACCTGTGTACTACCTTAGTAGATGCTTACACGAAAGTGAGTTGAATTATCCACCTATGGAAAAGTACTGTCTTGCTTTAGTCTATGCAACTCAAAAGCTTCGGCACTATTTCTTGGCACACAAGCTCATAATCGTGACAACGTCAGATCCCATCAAGTTCTTACTTTCTAAACCAATTCTATCTGAAAAAGTAGTAAAGTGGTTTCTTTTATTAGGAGAATTTGATGTATCAGTTGTTCAGCCAAAAGCTATCAAATCTCATGCACTTTCAGATTTGTTAGCACATTTTTCATCTCATTTTGAAGAGGTTATTCCTGATGCCATTTCAGCTGAATTTCATGAAGAAGTGTGCGCagtaaatataaaagaagGGGAGTGGAGTTTATACTTTGATGGTTCTTCAAACAGTTTTGGAGGAGGTGCCGGAATAGTTCTTATTCCTTCAGGTAGAGAAGATAACTCCGCGGTACAAAGTTCTGAATTAGTTGTCTCTCATTTGAGTAGAGGCCACATCTCTTTGGAGGGAAAAGGTCTTCGTGTCCTGGAAACACCAAGTGAATATGCgaatttcttgatttcatgTTTAGAGTTAAACTCTTTTGAGTCAAGCAGAGAACCTATCTCGTTAGCTTTCAAGCTAGATTTCCCATGCACAAACAATCAAGCTGAGTATGAAGCACTAGTTTTGAGGTTGTATGCGACAGTAACGATTGGAATAAGCAATCTTTGCATCCATGGGGATTCTAATCTTATTATAAAGCAGACTAATGGTGAGTTTTCTTTGAAAGAACCAATACTTGCTTCTTACAGGACTCTTGTTCAGTCTTTGTTAGAGAAATTTCAAACGGTGAGATGTGAACATACTCCGAGAACAACGAACCGTTATGCAGATGCCCTTGCTATTTTGGCTTTTAAAATCCATATTCTGGAGAAAAAACGAAGTATTCCTATAGCTGTACTCAAGAGGACCATCTCATGTCCATCTAGTGAGCTATTACGACCTCCAATTTATGAGGAAGAAGATTGGCGAAAACCCATCATAGAAGAGCTGCTTAACCCTGGTTCTACTGCTATTCCGCGCTTAAAGCACTATATTTTGATTCATGGTACACTTTACCACAAAGGAAGTAATGGAGTTCTAGCAAGATGCATTTCTGagaaaaaggtaaaagaaaGATTGAGAATAGCCCATGAACAATGGTGTGGGGAGAAAAGACCATCTTTACATTGCTTACTCCAAAGGGCAGGATATTTTTAG
- the LOC18601977 gene encoding uncharacterized protein LOC18601977 has translation MWPAILARWSTFSHTMITAWGEFTFTLEDVCVLLELLCIGKDDFHFIKLFEEEVCTRDFFFDLLKSLSKTSKVARFSNWIGIFYKKFNAKGIEIGSPEYLDHKYELVALTIFWLARHALPRCPDDGISSAIVPLAIKIVKGIRFPLTPLYLGSLYKRLDLYQLKTVESAGRYKVLTYVDVSSIQMFLWERYNYRAWAWHDRLQRGNVLEVMDVRKEFNPRPYVQPINGFGDPVIYYDLHPLQSERMNSRGINFCIWVHSSHLPSMIESSSFGGDRNFRSVEVYSPYRVARQFGFDQPAPLDSSSPISFSSCVSSFLMTGLLLRSDKLKSCTILAFDRVGIHTSGWFAYW, from the exons ATGTGGCCTGCTATTCTTGCGAGGTGGAGCACATTTTCTCATACTATGATTACTGCGTGGGGAGAATTTACCTTCACTCTGGAAGATGTATGTGTTCTCTTAGAACTTCTTTGTATAGGAAAAGATGAttttcactttattaagctttTTGAAGAAGAGGTATGTACTCGAGACTTTTTCTTCGATCTACTTAAGAGTTTGAGTAAAACTTCGAAAGTTGCACGATTCTCTAATTGGATAGggattttttataaaaagttcAATGCTAAGGGAATTGAGATCGGTTCTCCTGAGTACCTAGACCATAAGTATGAGTTAGTAGCTTTAACAATTTTTTGGTTGGCACGACACGCACTCCCAAGGTGTCCAGATGATGGTATCTCTTCAGCAATTGTTCCTTTAGCAATAAAAATTGTTAAGGGAATACGTTTTCCCCTTACTCCACTATATTTAGGATCCTTATATAAGAGATTAGACTTGTACCAACTCAAAACTGTTGAGTCAGCTGGGCGTTACAAGGTTTTGACTTATGTGGATGTTTCCTCCATTCAGATGTTCTTATGGGAAAG ATACAACTATAGAGCTTGGGCATGGCATGATCGACTACAAAGGGGTAATGTTCTTGAAGTGATGGATGttagaaaagaattcaatCCCAGACCTTATGTGCAACCTATAAATGGATTTGGTGATCCTGTAATTTATTATGACCTTCATCCTCTACAGTCTGAAAGAATGAACTCACGAGGTATTAACTTTTGTATATGGGTTCATAGTTCCCATTTGCCTTCTATGATTGAGAGTTCTAGTTTTGGTGGAGATAGAAACTTTCGTTCTGTTGAAGTGTATTCTCCTTATAGAGTGGCACGTCAATTTGGATTTGACCAACCAGCTCCACTTGACTCTTCTTCGCCTATCAGCTTTTCTTCTTGCgtttcttcatttctcatgACAGGACTTTTACTCCGTTCAGATAAACTTAAGAGTTGTACAATCCTAGCTTTTGATAGAGTTGGTATCCATACTTCTGGATGGTTTGCTTATTGGTGA